One window of Dysgonomonas mossii genomic DNA carries:
- the radC gene encoding RadC family protein yields MKLNTKLNIKDWAEEDRPREKMLLKGVSALSDAELLGILIGSGNKSETAVELSQRILHSVSNNLNTLGKLEIKDLIKDFKGIGEAKAITIVAALELGKRRKLSEALVSPQITSSKDVYDIFHPILADLKHEEVWVLFLNRANKVVKNIQISKGGLTATVVDIRLIMKEGIQSLASAMVLCHNHPSGNTQPSDDDDQITKRLKEAGHIMDIRLLDHIIVCDNSYYSYMDTGRL; encoded by the coding sequence ATGAAACTTAATACGAAACTAAACATTAAGGATTGGGCTGAAGAAGACCGACCCCGCGAAAAGATGTTGTTAAAAGGGGTATCGGCACTTTCTGATGCTGAATTGCTAGGTATACTGATCGGTTCGGGCAATAAAAGCGAAACAGCGGTTGAGCTGTCCCAACGGATTTTACATAGCGTTTCCAATAACCTGAACACTCTGGGTAAATTGGAAATAAAAGACCTTATAAAGGATTTTAAAGGAATAGGAGAAGCGAAAGCAATAACAATAGTGGCGGCACTGGAATTGGGAAAAAGAAGGAAATTGTCTGAAGCCCTTGTCAGTCCGCAAATTACGTCCAGTAAAGATGTGTATGATATATTTCATCCGATATTAGCAGACCTAAAGCATGAAGAAGTATGGGTTTTGTTCCTTAACCGGGCTAATAAAGTGGTGAAAAATATACAGATAAGTAAAGGTGGTTTGACCGCAACAGTAGTGGATATCCGTCTGATAATGAAAGAAGGTATCCAATCCTTAGCCTCGGCTATGGTACTGTGTCATAATCATCCCTCGGGAAACACTCAACCGAGCGACGATGATGATCAGATTACAAAGCGGCTCAAAGAAGCAGGACATATTATGGATATCCGCCTGCTCGATCATATTATTGTTTGTGACAACTCATATTACAGCTATATGGATACTGGGAGATTATAG
- a CDS encoding M3 family metallopeptidase codes for MKKILFIFSILIMVYSCNTTSNKDGKDNPFFSEFDTPEGVPPFDKIKAEHFMPAFEEAMKRHNAEIDSIINNPEAPTFQNTVVALDESGRMLDRVGSVFSVMTGTMSDSVYQNIEKEITPLRTEHYDNINFNEKLFARIKTVYDDSLQVKTLTTEQKMLLDKTYKGFVRSGILLDGSKQARLREINKELSNASLNFNQNLLKETDSYQLVIDKKEDLSGLPEDVIAAAAKTAKDKGLEGKWVFGLSKPSWEPFLQYADNRALREKLYKAMYMRCDNGNEFDNKENIKKIVSLRLEKANMLGYKSHADYVLEETMAKTPENVMGLLNNIWKYALPQAQKEAAELQAIAKKEGHDIKIESWDWWYYAEKLRKEKYALDEEALKPYFKADNVREGVFAVANKLYGITFKPKTDIPVYQQDVKAYEVSDADGSFIGIIYFDDFARQGKRPGAWMSSFRKQEVYKGEFVYPLIYNVGNYNPPTDGKPALLTLDQVETMFHEFGHGLHGLLSKCTYNGVSGTSVVRDFVELPSQIMEHWAFEPEVLKMYAKHYETGETIPAELIQKIQNAGYFNQGFATTELVAAAILDMKWHTLTASSPNFDPKHGEGLEKLNVDKFEADAMKEIGLISEIIPRYRSTYFQHVFSGGYSSGYYSYLWSEVLDSDAFQAFVEKGNIFDQETAKSFRENVLSKGGSEEPMVLYKKFRGAEPNPIYLLKNRGFVK; via the coding sequence ATGAAGAAAATTTTATTTATTTTTAGTATTCTAATTATGGTTTATTCTTGTAACACTACAAGCAATAAGGATGGGAAAGATAATCCTTTCTTTTCCGAATTCGACACTCCGGAAGGGGTTCCTCCTTTTGATAAAATAAAAGCAGAACATTTTATGCCTGCTTTCGAAGAAGCAATGAAGCGTCATAATGCCGAGATTGATTCTATCATCAATAACCCCGAAGCACCTACTTTCCAAAATACAGTAGTGGCTTTGGACGAGTCGGGCCGGATGCTTGATCGGGTAGGTTCTGTATTTTCTGTAATGACGGGTACAATGTCCGATTCTGTGTATCAGAACATAGAAAAAGAGATTACGCCTTTACGTACCGAGCACTATGATAATATCAACTTCAACGAAAAGCTTTTTGCACGTATCAAAACCGTGTACGACGATAGCCTGCAAGTAAAGACCCTGACAACAGAGCAAAAGATGTTGTTGGATAAAACATACAAAGGCTTTGTCCGTTCGGGTATCCTGCTCGATGGTTCGAAGCAAGCACGTTTGCGTGAGATCAACAAAGAATTGAGCAACGCATCGCTTAATTTTAATCAGAACCTGTTGAAAGAGACAGATAGCTACCAATTGGTAATAGACAAAAAAGAAGATCTCTCGGGACTTCCTGAGGATGTGATTGCCGCTGCAGCTAAAACAGCAAAAGACAAAGGGCTGGAAGGTAAATGGGTGTTTGGTCTGAGCAAACCAAGCTGGGAGCCGTTTTTGCAATATGCCGACAATCGCGCGCTTCGCGAAAAACTATATAAGGCGATGTATATGCGTTGTGATAACGGAAATGAATTCGACAACAAAGAAAACATCAAGAAGATAGTTAGCCTCAGACTCGAAAAAGCAAATATGCTAGGCTATAAATCACACGCCGACTATGTGCTCGAAGAAACAATGGCTAAGACTCCTGAAAATGTGATGGGGCTGCTAAACAATATATGGAAGTATGCTTTGCCGCAAGCTCAAAAAGAGGCTGCCGAACTTCAGGCTATTGCCAAGAAAGAAGGACATGATATCAAAATAGAATCATGGGACTGGTGGTACTATGCCGAAAAGCTTCGTAAAGAAAAATACGCATTGGATGAAGAGGCTTTGAAACCTTACTTCAAAGCGGATAATGTGCGTGAAGGTGTATTTGCTGTGGCAAACAAACTATATGGCATTACATTCAAGCCGAAAACAGATATACCTGTATATCAGCAAGACGTAAAAGCATATGAGGTAAGTGATGCTGACGGTTCATTTATCGGAATCATTTATTTCGACGATTTTGCACGTCAGGGTAAGCGTCCGGGAGCATGGATGAGCAGCTTCCGCAAACAGGAAGTATATAAAGGTGAGTTTGTTTATCCATTGATCTACAATGTGGGTAACTACAATCCTCCAACAGATGGCAAGCCGGCACTGTTGACTCTCGATCAGGTGGAAACGATGTTCCACGAATTCGGACATGGATTGCACGGATTGTTATCTAAATGTACTTACAACGGCGTGTCGGGTACATCGGTTGTTCGCGACTTTGTAGAGCTGCCTTCTCAGATCATGGAGCACTGGGCATTTGAACCGGAAGTGTTGAAGATGTATGCAAAGCATTATGAAACAGGTGAAACTATTCCTGCCGAGTTGATACAAAAGATTCAGAATGCGGGTTACTTCAATCAAGGATTTGCTACCACTGAACTTGTGGCTGCTGCAATTCTGGATATGAAATGGCATACCCTGACCGCTTCTTCTCCAAACTTTGACCCTAAACATGGCGAAGGTCTTGAAAAACTGAACGTAGATAAATTTGAGGCAGATGCAATGAAAGAAATCGGCTTGATCTCCGAAATAATACCTCGATACAGAAGCACGTATTTCCAACATGTATTCAGCGGAGGTTATTCTTCGGGATATTACAGCTACTTGTGGTCTGAAGTTTTGGACTCTGACGCATTCCAGGCTTTTGTAGAAAAAGGAAATATTTTTGATCAGGAAACTGCAAAATCGTTCCGTGAAAACGTATTGTCGAAAGGCGGATCGGAAGAGCCAATGGTATTGTACAAAAAGTTCAGGGGCGCAGAACCTAATCCGATTTATCTGTTGAAGAACAGGGGATTTGTAAAGTAA
- a CDS encoding DUF805 domain-containing protein codes for MEDKQRMFQNPFSAKGRIRRLEYGLSYLIYVAYYYTIVLILTLSGILEDVNWSFLIIFLLLIPAYWFLIAQGAKRCHDRGNSGWFQLVPFYAFWMLFAGSDYGENEYGFNPKGEGNESVEDMIDNIGVPEQE; via the coding sequence ATGGAAGACAAACAACGCATGTTTCAAAATCCCTTTTCTGCAAAAGGACGTATCCGCAGATTAGAATATGGACTTAGTTATCTTATTTATGTAGCATACTATTATACGATTGTCCTCATTCTTACCTTGTCTGGAATACTTGAGGATGTAAACTGGAGTTTTCTTATCATTTTCCTTCTTTTGATACCAGCCTATTGGTTTTTGATTGCACAAGGAGCGAAAAGATGTCACGACAGAGGTAATAGCGGATGGTTTCAGCTCGTCCCTTTCTATGCTTTTTGGATGCTTTTTGCAGGAAGTGATTATGGCGAAAATGAATATGGGTTTAATCCCAAAGGCGAAGGCAACGAAAGTGTAGAAGATATGATAGACAATATAGGAGTACCCGAACAGGAGTAA
- the efp gene encoding elongation factor P, translating into MATTADIRNGMCIDIDGQYYVIIEFLHVKPGKGAAFVRTKMRSVTTGRVLERTFNAGVKLDEVRIERRPYQFLYQDDMGYNFMNTETFEQISLAGDMIAGVAFLKEGDMVEIQVHAETETVLTAEMPQNVVLLVTYTEPGLKGDTATNTLKPATVETGAEVRVPLFINEGDKIKINTADGSYVERVKA; encoded by the coding sequence ATGGCAACTACTGCAGATATAAGAAACGGTATGTGCATCGATATCGATGGACAATATTATGTAATAATCGAATTCCTTCATGTGAAACCGGGTAAAGGTGCCGCATTTGTACGTACAAAAATGAGGAGTGTAACTACCGGACGCGTTCTTGAAAGAACATTCAATGCCGGAGTGAAGCTGGATGAAGTGCGTATCGAAAGACGTCCGTATCAATTCCTTTACCAGGACGATATGGGGTATAACTTTATGAATACCGAAACTTTCGAACAAATATCACTTGCAGGGGATATGATAGCCGGGGTGGCTTTTCTTAAAGAAGGAGATATGGTAGAGATACAGGTTCATGCCGAAACAGAAACTGTATTGACAGCCGAAATGCCTCAGAACGTTGTACTTTTGGTAACGTATACCGAACCCGGACTCAAAGGCGATACTGCAACCAATACGTTAAAGCCGGCTACTGTAGAAACAGGGGCTGAGGTGCGTGTTCCACTCTTTATAAACGAAGGAGACAAAATTAAAATTAATACAGCCGACGGCTCGTATGTAGAAAGAGTAAAAGCATAG
- a CDS encoding alpha amylase C-terminal domain-containing protein, giving the protein MLKLIKNDPWLEPYAAAIEGRYEYIQKREADLTCNGKITLSEFASGHLYFGLHKTETSWIFREWAPNATAIYMIGDFNGWQKTEEFRLQPNGNGEWQIELPLDKIKHHDLYKLIVCWNGGEGERIPAWTTRVVQDHHTHIFSAQVWDPLLPYEFRTKKFKPNTNPLLIYECHIGMAVEDERVGTYEEFRINVLPRIKEDGYNAIQIMAIQEHPYYGSFGYHVSSFFAASSRFGTPDELKHLIDDAHAMGIAVIMDIVHSHAVKNEKEGLGRFDGSYTQYFHGGSRREHPAWDSLIFDYGKSQVIHFLLSNCKFWLEEYNFDGFRFDGVTSMLYYSHGLGDNFSGYEDYYNGNEDDDAICYLTLANKLIHEVRPNAITIAEEVSGMPGLATKIKDGGYGFDYRMAMNIPDYWIKIIKERKDEDWHPTSIFWELTNRREEEKTISYAESHDQALVGDKTIIFRLIDSDMYWYMSKHYGSSYATDRGIALHKMIRLATASTINGGYLNFMGNEFGHPEWVDFPREGNGWSHKYARRQWWLADNKDLRYHYLGDFDKAMLSLLKSEKKFEQTPIIRLWDKDEDQVLAYMRGNLIFVFSFNPSQSFYDYGFLAPEGKYQVVLDTDSLAFGGNGLTDDSIEHFTLHDELYHKDGKGWLKLYIPARTAFVLRKID; this is encoded by the coding sequence ATGCTTAAACTCATTAAAAACGACCCTTGGTTAGAACCTTATGCAGCAGCGATAGAAGGCCGTTATGAATATATCCAGAAAAGAGAGGCCGACCTTACCTGCAACGGAAAGATCACTCTTTCTGAATTTGCCTCAGGACACCTGTATTTTGGGCTTCACAAAACAGAAACGTCGTGGATATTCAGAGAATGGGCCCCGAATGCAACCGCGATCTATATGATAGGCGATTTCAACGGCTGGCAAAAAACTGAAGAATTCAGACTGCAACCAAACGGTAACGGTGAGTGGCAAATAGAACTGCCTCTGGACAAAATAAAACACCACGACCTGTACAAACTTATTGTATGTTGGAATGGTGGCGAGGGCGAACGTATCCCCGCATGGACAACCAGGGTAGTACAAGACCATCATACTCATATATTCAGCGCACAGGTGTGGGACCCGTTGCTACCTTATGAGTTTCGCACAAAAAAATTTAAGCCCAACACGAATCCCCTTTTGATTTACGAGTGCCATATAGGGATGGCTGTAGAAGACGAAAGAGTGGGTACATACGAAGAGTTCAGAATAAATGTACTTCCCCGTATCAAAGAAGACGGCTACAATGCCATTCAGATAATGGCTATACAGGAGCATCCGTATTACGGGTCGTTCGGATATCACGTCTCCAGCTTTTTTGCGGCATCTTCACGCTTTGGCACACCCGACGAACTAAAGCATCTGATAGACGATGCGCATGCGATGGGTATAGCCGTGATTATGGATATCGTACACTCGCATGCCGTAAAAAATGAAAAAGAAGGACTGGGACGATTCGATGGCTCTTACACCCAATATTTTCATGGAGGCAGCAGGCGCGAGCATCCGGCTTGGGATTCATTGATTTTCGACTATGGAAAAAGTCAGGTCATACACTTTCTGCTTTCCAATTGTAAGTTTTGGCTCGAGGAATACAACTTCGACGGATTCCGTTTCGATGGTGTCACCTCTATGCTTTATTACTCGCACGGACTGGGAGATAACTTTAGCGGCTATGAGGACTACTACAACGGCAACGAAGACGACGATGCCATTTGCTACCTTACATTGGCAAACAAGCTAATCCACGAAGTACGCCCTAATGCCATTACCATAGCCGAAGAAGTAAGCGGCATGCCGGGACTGGCAACGAAGATAAAAGACGGCGGATACGGCTTCGATTACCGCATGGCGATGAACATACCCGACTACTGGATAAAAATCATCAAAGAGCGAAAAGACGAAGACTGGCATCCTACAAGCATATTCTGGGAACTGACAAATCGCCGTGAGGAAGAGAAAACAATCTCTTACGCCGAGAGCCACGACCAAGCATTGGTAGGCGACAAAACAATAATATTCAGACTTATAGACTCTGACATGTATTGGTATATGTCGAAGCATTACGGCAGCTCGTATGCCACCGACAGAGGAATAGCGCTGCATAAAATGATACGCCTTGCAACTGCCTCAACAATCAATGGCGGCTACCTCAACTTTATGGGTAACGAATTCGGGCATCCCGAATGGGTTGACTTCCCTCGCGAAGGCAATGGATGGTCGCACAAATATGCCCGCAGACAATGGTGGCTGGCCGACAACAAAGACCTGCGCTATCATTATTTGGGCGACTTTGATAAAGCCATGCTTTCGCTTCTAAAATCGGAAAAGAAATTTGAGCAAACACCTATTATAAGGCTGTGGGATAAGGACGAAGATCAGGTGCTCGCCTACATGCGTGGCAATCTGATATTTGTTTTCAGTTTCAACCCGAGCCAATCGTTCTATGACTATGGATTTCTTGCTCCCGAAGGAAAATATCAGGTGGTGCTCGATACCGACTCTCTCGCTTTTGGAGGTAATGGCCTGACGGACGACAGTATAGAACACTTCACTTTACATGACGAGCTATACCACAAAGACGGAAAAGGCTGGCTCAAGTTGTATATACCTGCGCGTACAGCTTTTGTACTGAGAAAAATAGACTAG
- a CDS encoding type I phosphomannose isomerase catalytic subunit, with protein sequence MSLYPLKFKPILKSIIWGGDEICKFKNVSPLQEGIGESWEISSVEGNVSVVANGALENKSLDEIISTYKEQLLGKKNFETFGTTFPLLIKFIDARDNLSIQVHPDDELAKKRHNSFGKTEMWYVINAAPGAFLYSGFEKEITPDGYVKSIEDNTFVDYLAKHDVKKGDVFFLPAGRVHAIGAGTFIAEIQQTSNITYRIYDYNRKDANGNGRELHTELAKDAIDYKLYDSYQTAYTRKENQPVELESCRYFTTNLLELTKDITRDYSDNDSFVAYICMGGACNIRDNKGNDLSVKQGETILIPADTQSVSISPEGNVLLLETYV encoded by the coding sequence ATGAGTTTATACCCATTAAAATTTAAACCTATCCTCAAATCCATCATCTGGGGGGGAGACGAAATATGTAAGTTTAAAAACGTAAGCCCGCTTCAGGAAGGGATCGGCGAAAGCTGGGAAATATCAAGCGTGGAAGGCAACGTTTCGGTAGTGGCCAACGGTGCGTTGGAAAACAAAAGCCTCGACGAAATTATTTCTACATACAAAGAGCAGTTGCTCGGGAAGAAGAATTTCGAAACGTTCGGCACTACATTTCCTTTGCTTATCAAGTTTATAGATGCACGTGACAATCTGTCGATACAGGTACATCCTGACGATGAACTGGCAAAGAAAAGACACAACTCTTTCGGGAAAACCGAAATGTGGTATGTTATCAATGCTGCTCCGGGCGCATTCCTATATTCGGGATTCGAAAAAGAAATAACTCCCGATGGATATGTAAAAAGCATTGAAGACAATACATTTGTAGATTACCTTGCAAAACATGACGTTAAAAAAGGAGATGTATTCTTCTTGCCTGCCGGACGTGTTCATGCAATCGGCGCCGGAACATTCATCGCCGAAATACAACAAACATCGAACATCACATACCGCATCTACGACTACAACCGTAAAGATGCCAACGGTAACGGACGCGAACTGCATACCGAATTGGCAAAAGATGCTATCGATTATAAATTGTACGACAGCTACCAAACAGCATACACACGCAAGGAAAATCAACCGGTAGAATTGGAATCGTGCAGATACTTCACAACCAATCTGCTTGAGCTTACCAAAGATATTACAAGAGACTATAGTGACAATGACTCATTTGTTGCTTATATTTGTATGGGAGGTGCTTGCAATATACGAGACAATAAAGGCAACGACCTGAGTGTGAAGCAAGGCGAAACAATCCTTATCCC
- a CDS encoding YhcH/YjgK/YiaL family protein, which translates to MILDKLENSGKYEHLHPLFKQAFDYLKSIDFSKAEPTKTELKGKDLFVMISDSDLRAADNAKPEAHNKYIDIQLPISRPETFGWKAHQDLTHPIGNFDEEKDIQFFDDKTETQITVLPGNFLIFFPEDGHAPCIGEGQVRKVVVKIKI; encoded by the coding sequence ATGATATTAGACAAATTAGAAAACTCAGGAAAATACGAACATCTACACCCGCTGTTTAAACAGGCATTCGACTATCTGAAATCGATTGATTTCTCGAAAGCTGAACCGACTAAAACAGAGCTAAAAGGCAAAGACCTTTTTGTTATGATAAGCGACAGCGACCTGAGAGCCGCCGACAATGCGAAGCCGGAGGCACACAACAAATATATAGATATACAACTGCCAATAAGCAGGCCTGAAACCTTCGGGTGGAAAGCTCACCAAGACCTGACGCATCCTATTGGCAACTTTGATGAAGAAAAAGACATTCAGTTCTTTGACGACAAAACTGAAACACAGATAACAGTCTTACCCGGCAACTTTCTTATATTCTTCCCAGAAGATGGGCATGCCCCTTGTATAGGCGAAGGACAGGTAAGAAAAGTAGTGGTAAAAATAAAAATATAA